Within the Actinomycetota bacterium genome, the region GCTCCGCGGCCTCCTGGATAAAAGCCCCGCGGGATCGGGCGCGGGAGCTTGCGCGGGCCAGTGCCCGCCGGGTCGAGGCCGACCAAACCTTGGAGCAACTCACCACCAACAACCAACAACCGCGCCAAGGGCAGGCCATGCTTCGCTTGCCCTGGAGGACCAGGCCGGCCGGCGCCGACCCGGGAGCCGTGGCGGTGGCTCGCCAGCAGGCCGACCGCGCCCACGACACCGAGCTGGCACTGCGCCAGCATCAGCAGCGCCGGGGGGGCTGGCTGGAGGCCAACGCCCACCTCGGCCCCGCCTACCGCCAAGTCGTGCGGGAGCTGGCCTGGCAGCGCCGGGCCCGCGGCCTCACCGCCGAGCACGACCGGCCCGGCTACCTCCGCGGCGAGCTCGGCCCGGCTCCCGAGAGCACCAGGGGGCAGCGGGCCTGGCGGCAGGCCGCGGCCACCATCGAGGACTACCGCCGCACCTATGGGATCACCGACCCCGAGACCGCGCTGGGCCCGATGCCGCGCGAGCCGGCCCAGCGGGCCGCCTGGCACCACGCCCGCCAAGCCATCACCCGAGTCCAGGGCCGCCAGCACCGCTCCGACCGCGACCGCCAACCCCAGCGCGCGCCAGCATCCCGCCCGTCTCCGATTGACCGTCACCAGCAGGACCAGGCACGAGCCCGCTCGGGGCGGGAGGTGCCCCCACGCCGGCCGGGCCCCGAGCGGGCCGCCGGCTAGCACCACAAGGAGGCCATCATGGCACGGCCCCAACCCAATCCCGACCCAGACGGCATCTGGCCCTCCTGTGACGACGAGCAGCCCGGGGTGTCGATCCGGCCGCTCCGCCACGCCGACCTCGCCGCCCTCCTCGACCAGCACAACCACCGCGAGGACCAGGGCGACATTCTCCGGTCGGGGGTGCCGGCGCCGGTGCTGGCGGTGCGGGTGCGGGCCAGCGTCGGCCGCCCCGGGCCTCTGCCGCAGCCGAGTACCGGCGCCACCGCACCGCCGAACGCGCCCGCTGGACCCACGGCCTGCCCTGGCGGGTGGCCGCAGTGCTGGCCACGGGCGTAACCGCCGGGCTGCTGGCCGCCCAACTCGCACCGGATTCAGCTGGGCTGCTGGCGGTGGCGGCTGCGGCCGGGCTCGGCTGGCGGCTTCGGTTCCGTCCCAGCCCGGACACCCTGGCCTGGCGGCGCGGGGCCGCCGGTGAGCGGCGTACCGCCCGCCTGCTCGCCCCCTTGGAGCGCCGTGGCTGGGTGGTGCTGCACGACCTGGCCATCCCCGGATCAGCGGCCAATATCGATCATGTGGTTATCGGACCCGGCGGGGTGCTGGTCGTCGACTCCAAGCAGTACCGAGGACGGCTCCACCTGGATCGGTACGGGATGGTGTGGCATGGCCGCCACCTGCTCGTCTCGGCCCTGCGCAAGGTCCTCTGGCAGGCGGACCAGGCCGACCAGGTTCTCGGCATCGCCGACATCACCGTCGCCGCCATCGTCGCCGTGCATGGCGCCAGCGTCCCTTGGGGTTTGCTGCAGGCCGATGGGGTCACCATCGTCCCCGCCCGGCGGGTGCCCGACCTACTGCAGGCACTGCCGCCCGTCCTTGGATCCGAGCGGGTGGTCTGGCTGGCCGACCGAGCCCGGCTGCGGTTCCACGCCGCCGCCTAACAGCCCGCCGAGATCGGCGCTCGAAGCGCGACTGCTGCTGGGGCGTCACCGGGGCGGTTGCTGGGTGCGCTTGACCGCGTTCGATCAGCGGCGCCCCGGCGCACTGCTGTCCTCGGACGATTTCGGGTCGGCGGGGTCTGGCCCTGCTCGTCGTCGGGCGGACCTTCAGGGTTAGCCCAAGAACGCCTTACCACGCCCGGAGATTGCCCTCCGGGCCGGAGCCGTCCTGTGGCCGGAGTAAGGATTCAGGCCCGAGCGTTTGGGCCGAGCTCCGGTGGCTAGCCTCAGAGTGTCGGAGAAGTACTCCGGCTGTCAGCGGGACCAAGTCCTCGTCCTGCAATTGCGGAGGTTGCCAGGCAACCGGTCCGCTCCGTTCTCCCGCTCCACCGCGTCCTCGGAGTGCCCTCGTGAGGCAGCGGCATTGCTGCGTCCCCCAAGCGTGCTCTGTAGGTCCGCGCATGCCCACCGCCATCCAGCTCGGGTCCTCCAACCCGGGCGACATGCAAAGGAACCAGCATGGACGCAGAGCTTGGTCGGCCCGGCAGCACCGCTGTCGGCACCGACCGTCAGGTCGGCACCCGCCGGCTCAGCACCGAGACCAAATCCGCCTACAAGACCACCGAGTTCCTCACCTATGTGGTCGTGTTCGCCGGCATCCTGCTGGCCTCGTTCCTGGTCAAGACCGGCCAGGACGGCCAGCGCCTGGACTACTTCCGGGCCGACAAGGCCTGGTGGTACATCACCCTGTTGACCATCGGCTACATGATCGCCCGGGGGCTGGCCAAGTCCGGCAGCCGCGAGCCCTACGACGACGACCGCTCCCACTAGCAGCAGCTACGGGCTGTGCCGGCTGGCCTGGCGCAGCCCGTACCGTTGGCGGCGCCGATTAGGTGGCATCTCCAGCACCTCGTCGAACGCCATCGCCTCCCTGCCCAAGCTGGCTGCTGCTCTGAATGGGGGGACTTCTCGGCACGACGCAGCATTGAAGGCACACCACAACCAGGAGGCTCCCATGGACCGCGATGACCGCACCGCCGACACCGGCATGCTCGGCAGCGAAACCGAGAACCCCGGGCCCGGCCGCGACACCCGCCAGACCGACCCCGACCCAGCCGAGACCAGCAGCGAGCACCCGACCCGGACCGTGGGCATGTCCGGTGCCGACCCGCAGCGAACCCGCCTCGGCACCCAGGAGACCAGCGGCCGACCTCTCGCTGGCGCCCCCCAGGACACGACCTCCAGCGGCCAGGCTGACACCGGCATGGTGGGCAGCGAGACCGAGAATCCGGGGCCTGGCCGCGACACCCGCCAGACCGACCCCGCCGCCACCGCCGGCGCGGAGGATTCAGAGGCCACCGCGGCCATGTCCGACCCCGACCCGGACCGCACCCGGCTCGGCAGCCAC harbors:
- a CDS encoding nuclease-related domain-containing protein — protein: MAAVLATGVTAGLLAAQLAPDSAGLLAVAAAAGLGWRLRFRPSPDTLAWRRGAAGERRTARLLAPLERRGWVVLHDLAIPGSAANIDHVVIGPGGVLVVDSKQYRGRLHLDRYGMVWHGRHLLVSALRKVLWQADQADQVLGIADITVAAIVAVHGASVPWGLLQADGVTIVPARRVPDLLQALPPVLGSERVVWLADRARLRFHAAA